A stretch of DNA from Triticum dicoccoides isolate Atlit2015 ecotype Zavitan chromosome 2A, WEW_v2.0, whole genome shotgun sequence:
AGGATCGCATCAATAGTCACAACATAGCACAAGATTAACAGTAATAGTACAGAAGTCAAGCCAATGGCAGTGGCTTATGGTACACCGATGGCTGGGATTTACTGGATACGAGTGTGGAGTAAAGAAGCAGTGACTTGAGTACCTAGGCACAGGAGGCGGCCTTCGCCCCGGCAGGTGATGCACTGCTTTGTCGACGCGGCAGTAGAACCGCTGATCGGCTTATCCTTCTTGGTCAGCCTGGACGGATCTTCCCACCTGTTTTCGCCGAGAAGGTACACTCTGTGCTTGTTGTAGTCAATTTTTTCCTCCACAGGTTGCTGAAGCTCTGCGGTTTCTGTTACAGGTGGAACAAGCGCTCCGTTTACGCCTTCCTGCAAGTAGAACAGAAGTATGATCTCAGATTTGTGCATCAGGATCTCAGTGCGACGCCATGGCCACATCACTGAAATACTGACTGTGGTTTGGAGTTGGAGTTTCTAAGCTTGCCTTTTTGAGATCGTCCTGGGTCCGTCCTGTGAATAGCATCTCGAGTAGCTCCGACGTCATCAGCCCATCCTCTGTAGCCCCTATCGATGCCTGCAAACAGGAAGCGCAATTACTAGTACATGACACATGTTATACAGCACTGGCACGGATATATTAGCGAATGTAAGATGGGCGAGGATTTTATTGACCTGCCATGTCTTGATGGCTCGTTCGGTGCCGGTCGAGAAGCTGGAGAACTCCGTGTCCTCTTCGCCGGAGTAAAATCCAAGCTTTTCCAAGGCTTCCTGCATGATGTACGGTACACTTGGATTTATATACGGCCAATGTATCTTTGTACTTAATTAGTAGGTTCTGGCTCATAGATACAAATCGGTACTACTGTATCCCGTAAGTCCATAGTAGTTCACAGCCACGTTCTTGACAATGTAGCGTAGAGCAACAGCAGATTGCAGAACTTGCAGTGAGTATATCTAGCTAGAAAGAAACAGAGCACTGCCAACATTTTGTTTAGGGGAACAGAGCATTGCCAACAGAACAGAGCATCTCTGTAGTGTCTCGAACCGCTGTCATGTTCGGCCCAAGCCCAGCAACAGGTCGTGCATGGCGAATCCTAGCCAAAACGAGAGGTGCGCGACCGCGGCTACGCTCACCTGCATCGCCCGCACTTCCTCCCCTTCGCTCCCGACCCTCAGCGCCCGCTTCTTGCCGCTGCTGGCCCCCGCCTTCGGCTTCGGCTTCGCCTTGGCCTTCGCCTTGGCCTTctcctcgaccaccaccacctccttcctCACCTCGACCTCCTtcaccggcgccggcacgggcggcGGAGGTGGCGCCACGCGTGCCGCAGGCgcgggaggaggcggaggtggagcaaCGCGCGCAGCCGGTGCggggggaggcggaggcggagagACGCGCGCAGCCGGTGCggggggaggcggaggcggaggcggagcgaCGCGCGCAGCCGCCGGTGCGGGAGGAGGCACGGGCGCGGCGGCAGGCTCGAGCGCGCGGAGGCGCAGGCGGAGCGCCGTGATCTCGGAGAGGAGGGCCTCGCGCTCGGTGCGCCAGCGCGACTCCTCGCGGAGCCACCGCTGCTCCTCCCGCAGCCAGCGCTGCTCCTCGCGGAGCCACCGCGCTTCCTCGcgctcctcccacgaggacgacgacgagggggaggaggaggcggccgaccgGACGAGGTGGAGGACGGCGCGGCGCGGGCAGggcctgaggcgcgggcggtggaaggAGGAGACGGACGGGAAGGCGGCGGTGGTGATGATCATGGCTGGGGGCGAAGGGTAGTGGCGTGGAGCTCAGTGAGGAGATTGGCGGTGGCCTCTGGCCAGTGGCCACTGGATATCTCTCGGCTTCGGCCGTTGATATTTCAGGCGCGCCGGTGCGGTACATTACCTGGCCAAACAGGCCGGCCCGGCCTATCGtaatcgtgcctggcccggcaTGGCCCGCCAGGGTATGATTATTATACGGACCGTGCCGTGCCAGCCCACGTGCTGCGCCCctaggcccaggcacggcccagttAATAAACGGGCCGGCACATTGGCCCGTTTAGCATGATGGGCCGTATATTTTCAGCCTGTTATTTGACGCACTGAGCGTTTTAGTCTATTTTTTACATGTTAGGCCATATATAGAtgtataaaaaaaattaaaaaagtaaTCGGGCcatgccgtgccggcccgcgtacCCAACCTCCAAGCCCAGGCACGCCCAGGGTGTGCCGTGTGCCGGACCCGGCCCGTTTAGCCCGTGTCGTGCCTGACCCAAGGCGGGCCGTGCCGGCGTGCTCACAGGCCGGCCCCCAAAAAAcggcccatttggccagctatTGAAGGAGCATTTGCAGTTGGCGCCGGCGGCCCAATTTGTGAACATTTTCCCAATGGCCTGTAATAAGAAGGCTGGGCCTATAAGGACCATTTGCCCGATGGCATGTAAATGAACCAGGCCCATGAAGAAAGTTCAGGCTAGTGGCTATgagcaaaacattttttttcttttttttgcgagaaaatttccgatctattcatcCTTAATTATGGAAGTACAACGAATACCAAAAATAATAACATCCAgacccgtagaccacctagcgacgactatcatcactgaagcgagccgaaggcgcgccactgtcatcgcccctccatcgccagaGTCGGGCACAATTTGTTGGAGTAGACagttgggaagtcgtcgtgctaaggccacgtaggaccagcgcaccagaacagcaaccatcgcagatgaagaataacatagatcagaaagatccaatccgaagacacacgaacgtagacgcttGTTTCCCTCAAAAAATAAaacttatttttcttcctttttctattttctctTTGGCTAGCAAAGTGCCCATGCCTTGCAACAGATCAAATAGATTAGTCACATATTCACAAACTTGAAAATGTAccatttatattatttatttttaaaatatgttagctttgacCGAAAATTTATGTTCTTCTCATTTGTCTGGATGAGGGGAGGGTGAACTTGTTTGAAGAGACGAATGGGTTTTCTGCAATCCAGTAGACTGGCTGTGGTCTTTATGTGAAAATATCATAGCTTACCTCACGTGCATATGTAGACCGGATGGTCACAAATATCCGATGACAGAAGCCTGAGAACACCGGTTACAATTAAACTGCAGAAAACAGGACCAGCTCGATCGACTTTGACTGAAGAACATTGCCGCCGTGCCGTGCCGTGCGTGTGTCTACATGCATAATGTTCCTACGACAGAACAGGAGCAGAGCAACGCAATCGCTCCAAAGCAACACACGTCGGATCCATGTCAGTAACGTGAGTGAGGACCCTGCTGTCAGTGCTGTGTTTACCGTGTCGCTGAAGTTGCACGACGTTCACAAAATCTCGCGATCCGGTCCTGTATTCAGTTAGcgagcacgcacgcacgcacgcgcgtaCGGCGACTCGGCGATACGTTCCCGTAATCGACCGGTCCTCTCGTACTCTTGGATGCTGACGGCTCTCTCTGATTTGTCCAACTTCGGTTGGTGGCTATCTACATCGGGTAGATATATCTCAAGGATTATTAAACGGATCACGAGGAAATGCGCAAGTAATAATGTCAGAAACATATCAACCGTGACTGAATCCGCTTGCTGCAGAACTCTGCCTGCACAGTTTCAGGAATTCAATGGACTTCTACACAAGAAAAAACAGTGATCTCATCCGCTTGGAAATTCATGTGTAAGTTGGTCATTCTACTTTCAAGAAACCTAAAACACTAAATGGAAAATATTTGGAAATTTCTTGGATAGTCTAGCTTCTTGTGATATGATTTGCTTCATGTAATCAACGGTCATTCTGGTACCCAAGTGAATCGATCAGCTGCACTGGATATATAGTCCATTTTTGCTGCTTGTTTGCCCCCCTTGCAGTTAGAATACCATTGATGAAATACAATTCGATTACGCACTCCCTCTGTCCAATCATATAAGAGCCTTTTGAGACTAGGAGTACATCATAGGATGTGCAGCTAGCGATCGTGGCCATTAGCCACGTGCTCACGCATGACAATCTTTGATCCGACAGGGCCGAACCACATTCTATCGTCGCTTCCGAGCCACCACTCCCGATGCTACGGGGCCCTATTACCAACTAACAGAGGGAACAAGACGAACTTCGGAGCCAACGACACCCTCTCTCCAGTGCACGCCATGAGTCACGTCACGGTGTTGCATCGAGATCGCGATCGCTCGGCGATATTGTTCCGGTGGTGGTTGGTGGCTCGCCGCGGCCACGGCTTCTATGTTGCATCTACACGCACGCCACTTTGCGGAGACCCCGCGCACGACGCCAccgcggccggccggccggcgcggATGATAAGAAACGCGGCGCCACACCGACTCCCATCGGCCGGGCCAATTAAACTGCTCCGTGGTTGCGTGTGCGATTTTCAGATGATGACCGTGTCTGGCTGCTTTCGATCGTTTTGGTAGAGCTGAGTTTGTTTCTCGAGAGCTGGCACCATTCGTTGCACGTCATGAGCATCTTTCGTCCATTATTCCCCCTTCACATGCGACAATGCCTCCTTGAACATCGGCTCGGAGTGAGCGCGGGTTTTCGAAAATAATAATAATTTTTTTCGGGAAAAATATATATATTGAAGTGTCATAACAAAAAAAATATATCTAAAACTGAGATATCGATGTACGTATGGAAGTGATCCCTCCGGGTATGAGTGACATGACGAAACGGTTTGAATTTCAATTTCCCCTAACCATGAAACTTTGAagtcttttttttgcgggtgaatttTGAAGTCttttctgtcggatttcgggtttcggcaaaacccttaaggttcgaacactggggtgcgcacgaacatCTCTCCTCTCTCTAGCCCACGCCCTCACCGCAATCACTAGGCTTAGTGCGTTGAACTcagagaacaaagggacacaaaatTTAtagtggttcgggccaccgatgtggtgtaatatcctactccgatgtggtgtggtggattgcctcttggactgaggatgaacagttacaagggaagaacagccttctGAGaaaaggtgctcttgtgcttgatgAGTTGATGCGGTAGAGGATCGTCCTCccttctaaggtggtggctagtcctatttatagaggccctgctcCTCTTTCGAAATATTAggctggaagggatcccacaacgaccaatttaaagaggggacaactagtacaagctatcctgacaaaagatggtcttcgcctgccaaaggctctggtggtgacgccgttctgggctccatgatgatctccgtcctgtcgtcctgctggtcttggtctcgttgcaccaatatggaaacttttgcttgataccttgggactccgcgcctgtgcttgcctctttagcatcaaagaggaaacgaggacactgcgcgcgctggcgcccgcctggtgctcgcctggccttggtcgtcatgacttgcatcacaggaacctcgcgacatgccccttgccttgatctctccgcccctcgcgagtcaGCCTGGTGGGGCCGCCCCCGagaaggtcttgcgtcgtccgcctcgtgaggcttgacccctcgcgagggtcttgagtgtttcctggtgaagatgggtcgtacaaggctgctggtggagccacgccgtgggccgcaggcaggaaagtctagggacccccgttcccaggacgccgacagtagcccccaggcccaaggcgcgctcgggcttggcttcgaggtgaagccaatgggcaagtgcggagcgccgcgggccctaacaacccgcggcctcggttgacgcgtggcggttgattggttgTGGGCGTCCCCGCTTTCCCACGGtgtct
This window harbors:
- the LOC119355874 gene encoding protein disulfide isomerase pTAC5, chloroplastic-like, producing MIITTAAFPSVSSFHRPRLRPCPRRAVLHLVRSAASSSPSSSSSWEEREEARWLREEQRWLREEQRWLREESRWRTEREALLSEITALRLRLRALEPAAAPVPPPAPAAARVAPPPPPPPPAPAARVSPPPPPPAPAARVAPPPPPPAPAARVAPPPPPVPAPVKEVEVRKEVVVVEEKAKAKAKAKPKPKAGASSGKKRALRVGSEGEEVRAMQEALEKLGFYSGEEDTEFSSFSTGTERAIKTWQASIGATEDGLMTSELLEMLFTGRTQDDLKKEGVNGALVPPVTETAELQQPVEEKIDYNKHRVYLLGENRWEDPSRLTKKDKPISGSTAASTKQCITCRGEGRLLCLECDGTGEPNIEPQFLEWVGEDTKCPYCEGLGYTICDVCQGIKTAHS